From Verrucomicrobiota bacterium JB022, one genomic window encodes:
- a CDS encoding amidotransferase, which produces MEVHVLQHLPFEAPGSIASWAEARGHQLKVTHLYAGQTVPAADEIRMLIVLGGSMGVNDEADYPWMTDEKKLLRHLLHQTQVPVAGICLGAQLIASCLGQRVFRGPVMEVGWAPLMLTPAAREDRVAWQAGITPLHWHHDTFELPPEAIVLASTPDFSHQAYRWQDRVLGLQFHLEATPAGVEALCAECPQDVQAGVWGQTQAQITNCAIQCVQTQPLLFALLDDLASQAQ; this is translated from the coding sequence ATGGAAGTCCATGTCTTGCAGCACTTGCCGTTTGAAGCTCCTGGCTCGATTGCGAGCTGGGCCGAAGCCCGGGGGCACCAGCTTAAGGTGACTCACCTCTATGCGGGCCAGACGGTGCCCGCCGCCGATGAGATCCGGATGTTGATCGTGCTCGGCGGCTCGATGGGGGTGAATGACGAGGCAGATTATCCGTGGATGACGGATGAGAAAAAGCTGCTTCGCCATTTGCTCCATCAAACTCAAGTCCCTGTAGCCGGGATTTGCCTGGGTGCGCAATTGATTGCTTCTTGCCTCGGCCAGAGAGTCTTTCGCGGCCCTGTGATGGAAGTGGGCTGGGCGCCGCTCATGCTGACGCCGGCCGCTCGTGAAGACCGCGTAGCATGGCAGGCAGGCATTACGCCGCTGCATTGGCACCACGACACCTTTGAATTGCCGCCCGAAGCGATCGTGTTGGCTTCTACGCCTGATTTCTCCCACCAGGCCTACCGGTGGCAAGATCGCGTGCTCGGCCTCCAGTTTCATCTGGAAGCGACTCCTGCAGGAGTAGAGGCCCTTTGCGCAGAATGCCCGCAAGACGTGCAGGCGGGCGTTTGGGGCCAGACACAGGCTCAAATTACCAACTGCGCCATCCAATGCGTCCAGACGCAGCCGTTGCTTTTCGCACTGCTGGACGATTTGGCGAGCCAGGCGCAGTAA
- a CDS encoding ferritin-like domain-containing protein, whose translation MLNTLHDLYLEQLRDLYSAETQLIEALPKMEAAASNQDLKKAFREHLDETRNQADRLLKIFSQLNQRPDGHTCEAMKGLIREGEEAIRELGNPEVKDAALIAAANRVEHYEIAAYGATKTFGKILGEKEAVDLLEKSEKEESAADSKLTKLAEGGMFSKGLNEAAAKR comes from the coding sequence ATGTTGAATACCCTACACGATCTCTACCTCGAACAACTCCGAGACCTTTATAGCGCCGAGACGCAACTGATCGAAGCGTTGCCGAAGATGGAGGCCGCCGCCTCAAATCAGGACTTGAAAAAGGCTTTCCGCGAGCACCTCGATGAGACCCGCAACCAGGCGGATCGTCTCCTCAAGATCTTTTCTCAGCTCAACCAGCGCCCGGACGGCCATACCTGCGAGGCGATGAAGGGACTGATCCGCGAAGGCGAAGAAGCGATTCGTGAGCTCGGCAACCCTGAAGTCAAGGATGCCGCGCTCATCGCTGCCGCCAACCGCGTGGAGCACTACGAGATCGCCGCTTATGGCGCCACCAAGACCTTTGGCAAGATCCTCGGCGAAAAAGAAGCCGTCGACCTGCTCGAAAAGTCCGAAAAGGAAGAAAGCGCTGCCGATAGCAAGCTGACCAAGCTGGCCGAGGGTGGTATGTTCTCCAAGGGCCTGAACGAGGCCGCCGCCAAGCGCTAA
- a CDS encoding SDR family oxidoreductase has protein sequence MSNTLPPQHQDKQPGHEAQMTPAPQVRQAASPAAGRLKGKRALISGGDSGIGAAVAAAFAREGASVAILYLDESDDAERTMKAIEAAGQRSLALAGDIGDRAFCREAVQKVVETFGGLDILVNNAGEQHVCTKVDDIDLDTVERTFRTNVFGAFALTKYALPHLPEGGAIINTTSVTAYRGSGGLVDYSSTKGALVSFTRSLATQLAERKIRVNAVAPGPVWTPLIPASFNEDKVKEFGSDNLMQRPGQPNELAASYVFLASSDSSFYTGQVLHPNGGEIVNT, from the coding sequence ATGTCGAATACCTTACCTCCTCAACATCAAGACAAGCAGCCCGGGCATGAGGCCCAGATGACTCCCGCACCTCAGGTGCGACAAGCAGCTTCGCCTGCCGCAGGACGCTTGAAGGGTAAACGCGCCCTGATCAGCGGGGGCGACAGCGGGATCGGGGCTGCCGTAGCCGCCGCCTTCGCGCGCGAGGGCGCAAGCGTGGCCATACTCTACCTCGATGAGAGCGACGATGCCGAGCGTACGATGAAGGCGATCGAGGCCGCCGGACAGCGCTCGCTGGCCTTGGCGGGCGATATTGGAGATCGCGCTTTTTGCCGAGAGGCCGTGCAGAAAGTCGTCGAGACGTTCGGCGGGCTCGACATCCTCGTGAACAATGCAGGCGAGCAACACGTATGCACCAAAGTTGATGACATCGACCTCGATACGGTCGAGCGCACCTTTCGCACGAACGTTTTCGGGGCTTTTGCGCTGACGAAGTACGCCCTGCCCCACTTGCCGGAAGGTGGAGCCATCATCAATACCACCTCCGTCACCGCGTACCGGGGTAGCGGGGGGTTGGTAGACTATTCCTCGACCAAGGGCGCGCTCGTTTCCTTTACCCGCTCGCTGGCCACGCAGCTGGCCGAGCGCAAGATCCGCGTCAATGCCGTCGCCCCCGGCCCGGTCTGGACGCCTCTGATCCCTGCGTCTTTCAACGAAGACAAGGTCAAGGAGTTTGGGAGCGACAACCTTATGCAGCGTCCGGGGCAGCCCAACGAGCTGGCTGCTTCCTACGTCTTTCTGGCGTCCAGCGATTCCAGTTTTTACACCGGCCAAGTCCTCCATCCGAACGGGGGAGAGATTGTAAACACCTAA
- a CDS encoding NAD-dependent epimerase/dehydratase family protein encodes MKQRHILITGGAGFIGSHLATELLTQGHRVRVMDSLEAQVHGDTPSVPGYLHPNVEFFRGDLRNKGELQEALAGIDTVYHFAAAVGVGQSMYEVDRYTAINNQGTANLLQCLIERPVQRLLVASSMSVYGEGLYRQPGGEVCSVPERSLEQLKQAQWEVRNEDDQLLEPVPTPESKQPLPSSIYALGKLDQERMCLIVGKAYNIPTTAFRFFNVYGPHQALSNPYTGVIAIFASRYLNGKQPQIFEDGQQQRDFVHVKDVARCCRLALDNERAHNEVFNVGSGQPITIEKLTQRLAEAMGRSYLGYETTGKYRVGDIRHCFADISKARDILGYTPEVRLEDGMRELAQWLEGEIATDHTEAARSELTQRGLTL; translated from the coding sequence ATGAAACAACGACACATCCTGATTACGGGCGGAGCTGGTTTTATCGGTTCGCATCTCGCTACCGAGCTTCTGACCCAAGGGCATCGTGTCCGGGTCATGGACTCGCTGGAGGCACAGGTGCATGGCGATACCCCGTCGGTTCCCGGCTACCTGCATCCTAACGTGGAATTTTTCCGCGGCGATCTCCGAAACAAGGGAGAGCTGCAGGAAGCCCTCGCTGGGATCGATACCGTCTACCACTTTGCCGCCGCCGTGGGCGTTGGCCAAAGCATGTATGAAGTCGACCGTTACACCGCGATCAATAACCAAGGCACCGCTAATCTGCTGCAATGCCTGATCGAACGCCCGGTCCAGCGCCTGTTGGTGGCCTCCAGTATGAGCGTTTATGGCGAGGGGCTTTACCGCCAGCCCGGCGGTGAGGTGTGCAGCGTGCCCGAGCGCAGTCTGGAGCAACTGAAGCAGGCCCAGTGGGAAGTGCGCAACGAAGACGACCAGCTACTGGAGCCGGTGCCGACGCCAGAGAGCAAGCAGCCCCTGCCCTCGTCGATTTACGCCTTGGGCAAGCTCGACCAGGAGCGCATGTGCCTGATCGTGGGCAAAGCTTACAACATCCCCACGACCGCTTTTCGCTTTTTCAACGTGTATGGGCCCCATCAGGCCCTTTCCAACCCCTACACGGGTGTCATCGCGATTTTCGCCTCGCGCTATCTCAACGGCAAGCAGCCCCAGATATTTGAAGACGGCCAACAACAGCGCGACTTTGTGCATGTGAAGGATGTCGCGCGTTGCTGCCGTCTGGCGCTGGACAACGAGCGCGCCCATAACGAGGTCTTCAATGTGGGCAGTGGCCAGCCCATCACGATTGAAAAGCTGACACAGCGCCTGGCTGAAGCCATGGGCCGCAGCTACCTGGGCTACGAGACCACCGGCAAGTATCGCGTGGGCGACATCCGCCACTGCTTCGCCGATATCTCCAAGGCTCGGGATATCCTGGGCTACACGCCCGAAGTGCGTCTTGAAGATGGCATGCGTGAACTGGCCCAATGGCTGGAAGGCGAGATCGCCACCGACCATACGGAGGCCGCCCGCTCCGAACTGACTCAACGTGGACTGACCCTTTAG
- a CDS encoding NAD-dependent epimerase/dehydratase family protein yields MIISPTDSAANGETPRTPLGFVEWFRPGEEDRVASVLAAVRELGVEHLRIGFSWADYHRPEGKAWYDWLVPTLAAEVELLPCLNYTPPSIAEAPRTSAPPQDLKAFADFTDEVIRRYGEHFEWVELWNEPNNHVEWDFHHDPGWAKFAEMIGMAAHWAKQCGKKVVLGGVSPIEGQFFWNLAQRGVLQHLDAVSVHGFPETWDHQWQDWREPLKEVRDVLDQSGNSHLQLWITEAGYSTWRHDEFRQLQHFLAALHAPADRLYWYSLDDLDPNLSHQDGFHADERHYHFGLRRDDGSPKLLYRLWASEGLEAVAAFGQLPSPQFGHEARADRTHHLNRSEAEEYVLVFGGSGFIGSNVAEHFLNQGEKVLVFDNLSRAGAENNLNDLLARYGDRLRVELSDVRNRFAVADAVAGAKAVFNFSAQVAVTTSLVNPRDDFEINVGGTLNILEAIRQRSTPVPIIFTSTNKVYGGMEDVVMEAVDNRYRPVDRKQQAFGEDRPLDFHSPYGCSKGAADQYILDYARSFGIPATVFRLSCIYGPHQHGNEDQGWVAHFIRRTLAGEPITLYGDGKQVRDILYVGDLVRAFSLALNHPEHCAGHAFNLGGGRDNSISLIQLLDYLSELHGQPVDVNFGEWRTGDQRYYVTDHSRFSTATDWRPEISWKQGVAKLYRWLERRQQLTSPVSTLS; encoded by the coding sequence ATGATCATTTCTCCTACCGACTCCGCCGCCAATGGCGAAACGCCCCGCACTCCCCTTGGTTTTGTGGAATGGTTCCGCCCAGGCGAAGAAGACCGCGTCGCCAGCGTGCTTGCAGCCGTACGCGAGCTGGGCGTCGAGCACCTGCGCATCGGCTTTTCGTGGGCAGATTACCACCGACCGGAGGGCAAAGCGTGGTATGATTGGCTCGTCCCCACACTGGCGGCGGAAGTCGAGCTGCTGCCGTGCCTGAACTACACCCCGCCCTCGATTGCCGAGGCGCCGCGCACCAGCGCCCCACCGCAGGATTTGAAGGCGTTTGCGGACTTCACCGATGAAGTGATCCGGCGCTACGGAGAGCATTTTGAATGGGTCGAGCTGTGGAACGAACCCAACAACCATGTGGAGTGGGACTTCCATCACGACCCGGGTTGGGCCAAGTTTGCCGAGATGATCGGCATGGCCGCTCACTGGGCCAAGCAGTGCGGGAAGAAAGTCGTTTTGGGTGGCGTCAGCCCGATCGAAGGCCAGTTTTTCTGGAATCTCGCCCAACGTGGGGTATTGCAGCACCTCGACGCGGTCTCCGTTCATGGATTCCCGGAAACCTGGGACCACCAGTGGCAGGACTGGCGTGAACCGCTGAAAGAGGTACGCGATGTCCTCGACCAAAGCGGCAATTCTCACCTCCAACTGTGGATTACCGAGGCGGGCTACTCCACCTGGCGGCACGATGAATTTCGCCAGTTGCAGCACTTCCTCGCCGCTTTGCACGCCCCGGCCGACCGCCTTTACTGGTATTCGCTCGACGACCTCGATCCGAACCTTTCCCACCAGGACGGCTTCCACGCCGACGAGCGACACTACCACTTTGGGCTGCGCCGCGACGACGGCTCGCCGAAGCTTCTATACCGCCTGTGGGCAAGCGAGGGCTTGGAAGCTGTCGCCGCATTTGGGCAGCTCCCCTCGCCACAATTCGGGCATGAGGCCCGCGCCGACCGCACCCACCATCTCAACCGCAGCGAGGCAGAAGAATACGTGCTCGTCTTCGGCGGCTCCGGTTTTATCGGCAGCAACGTAGCCGAGCATTTCCTGAATCAAGGCGAGAAGGTCTTGGTGTTCGACAATCTTTCCCGCGCCGGGGCCGAGAACAACCTCAACGACTTGCTCGCCCGCTACGGCGACCGTCTGCGGGTGGAGCTGAGCGACGTGCGCAACCGTTTTGCGGTGGCAGATGCGGTGGCCGGAGCCAAGGCAGTCTTCAACTTTTCCGCTCAGGTCGCCGTCACCACAAGCCTCGTCAACCCGCGCGACGACTTTGAAATCAACGTAGGCGGCACTTTAAACATTCTCGAAGCGATCCGCCAACGCAGCACGCCGGTTCCTATTATCTTTACCTCCACCAACAAGGTGTATGGCGGCATGGAAGATGTGGTGATGGAAGCGGTCGACAATCGCTACCGCCCGGTCGATCGCAAGCAGCAGGCTTTCGGGGAAGATCGCCCGCTCGACTTTCACAGCCCCTATGGCTGTTCCAAAGGCGCGGCCGACCAGTATATCCTGGATTACGCGCGCTCGTTTGGCATCCCGGCCACCGTCTTCCGCCTCAGCTGCATTTACGGCCCGCATCAGCATGGCAACGAGGATCAGGGTTGGGTAGCGCACTTTATCCGTCGCACGCTGGCGGGAGAGCCGATCACGCTTTATGGCGACGGCAAGCAGGTGCGCGACATCCTGTATGTGGGCGACCTCGTCCGCGCCTTCAGCCTCGCGCTGAATCACCCGGAGCATTGCGCTGGCCATGCGTTCAACCTGGGGGGCGGGCGCGACAACTCGATCAGCCTCATCCAGTTGCTCGACTACCTTTCCGAGCTTCATGGCCAGCCGGTCGATGTAAACTTTGGCGAATGGCGCACGGGCGACCAACGCTACTATGTGACCGACCACAGCCGCTTTTCCACCGCGACCGACTGGCGCCCGGAAATCAGCTGGAAGCAGGGCGTGGCTAAACTTTACCGCTGGCTCGAACGTCGCCAGCAACTCACTTCACCCGTCTCAACCTTATCCTGA